A single Cannabis sativa cultivar Pink pepper isolate KNU-18-1 chromosome 7, ASM2916894v1, whole genome shotgun sequence DNA region contains:
- the LOC115696998 gene encoding uncharacterized protein LOC115696998, giving the protein MTAISLPLFTITHQSKFSLPPVSRLPNKPFSLPSIFYNAAAASRGAKPVRASTSEPASTKSAETIAVENADSEESTLFVIRARNQIGLLQVITRVFKVLGLSIDKASIEFEGEFFIKKFFVTDSHGNKIVDEESLEKIRNALMDAIGDGGDGDVVGSATRGVTVRRPASGLVSGERKAKAERMFALMDGFQKNDPMSLQKDILNHVEYTVARSRFSFDDFEAYQGLSHSVRDRLIERWHDTQLHFKREDPKRVYFLSLEYLMGRSLSNSVINLGIRDEYAEALNELGFELEVLAEQEGDAALGNGGLARLSACQLDSLATLDYPAWGYGLRYQYGLFRQLILDGFQHEQPDYWLNFGNPWEIERVHVTYPVKFYGTVEEELVDGRKSRVWIPAETVEAVAYDNPIPGYGTRNTITLRLWAAKPSDHYDMESYNTGDYINAVVDRQKAETISSVLYPDDRSHQGKELRLKQQYFFVSASTQDIIRRFKDAHDNFDEFPQKVALQLNDTHPSLAIAEIMRVLIDEENLDWDRAWGIVCKIFSFTTHTVLAEGLEKIPVDLLGSLLPRHLEIIYDINFKFMEDLKKKVGLDYSRLSRMSIVEDGAVKSIRSANLSIVCSHTVNGVSKVHFELLKTKVFKDFYELWPEKFQYKTNGVTQRRWIVVSNPSLCDLITKWLGTEAWIRNVDLLTGLREYATDAVLQQEWKMVRRVNKMRLAEYIEVLSGLKVSLDAMFDVQIKRIHEYKRQLLNILGIIHRYDCIKNMNESDRRKVVPRVCIIGGKAAPGYEIAKKIIKLCHVVADKINNNSDIGDLLKLVFIPDYNVSVAELVIPGADLSQHLSTAGHEASGTGSMKFLMNGCLLLATADGSTVEIIEEIGSENLFLFGAKLDEVPTLRERGPNMKVNLQFARVVRMIRDGYFGFQDYFESLCDTVEADKDFYLLGSDFGSYLEAQAAADKAFVDQDKWTEMSILSAAGSGRFSSDRTIQEYAEKTWGIEACRCPF; this is encoded by the exons ATGACGGCCATATCACTACCTTTATTCACCATTACTCATCAATCCAAGTTCTCACTCCCTCCAGTTTCAAGGCTACCGAACAAGCCATTTTCACTACCCTCCATTTTTTACAACGCCGCCGCTGCTTCTCGTGGAGCCAAGCCTGTGCGAGCCTCCACCAGCGAACCGGCTTCCACTAAGTCGGCGGAGACGATAGCCGTTGAGAATGCTGATTCCGAAGAGTCAACTCTCTTCGTCATCCGTGCGCGTAACCAGATCGGACTACTCCAGGTTATCACCAGGGTCTTCAAAGTCCTTGGCCTGTCCATCGATAAGGCCAGCATTGAATTTGAGGGCGAATTCTTCATTAAGAAGTTTTTCGTTACCGACTCGCACGGAAATAAGATTGTCGACGAAGAGAGCTTGGAGAAGATAAGGAATGCTCTGATGGATGCAATCGGCGATGGTGGCGACGGCGATGTGGTGGGTTCAGCGACGAGGGGTGTGACTGTGAGGAGGCCAGCGTCAGGGTTGGTGTCCGGGGAGCGGAAAGCCAAGGCGGAGAGGATGTTTGCTTTGATGGATGGGTTTCAGAAGAACGATCCTATGAGTCTTCAGAAGGATATTCTTAATCACGTTGAGTACACTGTCGCTAGGTCCCGCTTTAGTTTCGACGATTTTGAAGCATATCAG GGTTTGTCGCATAGTGTGAGAGATCGGTTAATCGAGCGTTGGCATGATACTCAACTCCACTTCAAGAGGGAGGATCCTAAGCGCGTATACTTCCTCTCACTCGAGTATCTTAtgg GTAGGTCCTTGTCAAATAGTGTTATTAACCTTGGTATCCGGGATGAATATGCTGAGGCTCTGAACGAACTTGGCTTTGAATTAGAAGTCCTTGCAGAGCAG GAGGGAGATGCTGCCCTTGGAAATGGTGGACTTGCTCGTCTTTCAGCTTGCCAATTGGATTCTCTAGCAACTTTGGACTATCCTGCATGGGG TTATGGACTTCGCTACCAATATGGTTTATTTCGCCAGCTAATTCTGGATGGTTTCCAACATGAACAACCTGACTACTGGTTAAATTTTGGAAATCCATGGGAGATAGAGCGAGTTCATGTAACATATCCAGTGAAG TTCTATGGAACTGTCGAAGAGGAACTTGTGGACGGAAGAAAAAGTCGGGTTTGGATCCCTGCAGAAACC GTTGAAGCTGTAGCTTATGACAATCCTATTCCTGGCTATGGAACTAGGAACACGATTACGCTACGCCTTTGGGCTGCTAAACCAAGTGATCATTATGATATG GAGTCTTATAATACTGGAGATTACATAAATGCTGTTGTCGATCGACAGAAAGCAGAAACAATAAGTAGCGTCTTGTATCCTGATGACCGCTCTCATCAG GGAAAGGAACTTAGATTGAAGCAACAATATTTCTTTGTCTCAGCATCCACACAGGACATCATTCGAAGATTCAAAGATGCTCACGACAACTTTGATGAGTTTCCGCAGAAG GTTGCACTACAGTTGAATGATACTCATCCATCACTTGCCATAGCTGAAATCATGAGAGTTCTCATTGATGAAGAGAATTTGGATTGGGATAGAGCATGGGGCATTGTTTGCAAAATCTTCTCATTCACAACACACACAGTATTGGCAGAAGGACTTGAAAAAATCCCCGTTGATTTATTGGGCAGTCTACTTCCTCGCCATTTGGAA attatatatgacattaatttcaaatttatggaagacttgaagaagaaggtagGTTTAGATTACAGTCGACTGTCTCGTATGTCAATTGTAGAAGACGGTGCTGTGAAG AGCATTCGGTCAGCAAACCTATCAATTGTTTGTTCACATACTGTAAATGGTGTTTCAAAAGTACATTTTGAGTTATTAAAGACCAAGGTGTTCAAG GACTTCTATGAGCTGTGGCCTGAGAAATTTCAGTACAAGACAAATGGTGTAACCCAG CGACGATGGATTGTAGTAAGCAATCCCAGTCTTTGTGACCTTATCACAAAATGGCTTGGAACGGAAGCTTGGATTCGCAATGTTGACCTTCTGACTGGCCTTCGAGAATATGCTACAGATGCAGTTCTACAGCAAGAATGGAAGATG GTTAGGAGGGTTAATAAAATGAGGCTTGCAGAATACATTGAAGTGCTGAGTGGTTTGAAG GTGAGTTTAGACGCAATGTTTGATGTACAGATCAAGAGAATACATGAATACAAACGACAGCTGCTTAATATTCTTGGCATTATCCATAGATATGATTGTATCAAG AATATGAATGAGAGTGACAGGAGGAAGGTTGTTCCTCGTGTCTGCATAATTGGAGGGAAAGCTGCTCCAGGATATGAGATAGCAAAAAAGATTATCAAACTTTGTCACGTTGTTGCAgacaaaataaacaataatagtGATATTGGAGATCTCCTAAAGCTG GTTTTTATACCTGATTACAATGTATCTGTTGCTGAGTTGGTGATACCAGGGGCTGACCTTTCACAGCACTTGAG CACTGCAGGGCATGAGGCCTCAGGAACTGGTAGCATGAAATTTCTTATGAATGGATGTCTACTTTTAGCTACAGCTGATGGTTCAACAGTTgaaattattgaagaaattGGGTCAGAAAATCTG TTTTTGTTTGGCGCAAAGCTGGATGAAGTTCCCACTCTGCGTGAGAGGGGACCTAACATGAAAGTGAATCTGCAATTTGCACGGGTTGTAAG GATGATTCGAGATGGTTATTTTGGCTTTCAAGACTATTTTGAGTCACTATGTGATACTGTCGAGGCTGATAAGGACTTCTATCTCCTTGGTTCTGATTTTGGAAGCTATCTAGAGGCACAG GCTGCTGCCGATAAAGCATTTGTGGATCAAGATAAGTGGACCGAGATGAGCATCCTTAGCGCTGCTGGATCGGGAAGATTTAGCAGCGACAGAACAATCCAGGAGTATGCTGAAAAGACATGGGGGATAGAAGCATGCAGGTGCCCTTTCTGA